The Flavobacteriales bacterium genome includes the window CCGTACGCAATCCGCGAGACCTTGACCCCATAGGGCTTCAGGAGTTTCGTGAGGTAAATGGCCGTGGCTTCGCCTTCGATGGTGGGATTCGTCGCCACGATGACTTCCTTCACGCCATCGTCCCGGACGCGCGCTTCCAATTCCTTCGCGCGAATGTCGGACGGCCCCACCCCGTCCAGAGGAGAGATCGAGCCCATCAAGACGTGATACAGACCTTTGTACCCGCGACTCTGATCAATCGCATGTAAGGTGCTGGGTTCTTCCACGACCAGAATCTTGGTCCGATCGCGTGCCGGGTCCTGACAGATGTCGCACAATTCGCTTTCCGCGATATTGCGACATCGCTCGCAAAA containing:
- the recR gene encoding recombination mediator RecR, with the translated sequence FCERCRNIAESELCDICQDPARDRTKILVVEEPSTLHAIDQSRGYKGLYHVLMGSISPLDGVGPSDIRAKELEARVRDDGVKEVIVATNPTIEGEATAIYLTKLLKPYGVKVSRIAYGIPVGMDIEYADDVTLTKSIEGRREL